The Hymenobacter sp. DG25A nucleotide sequence TGGGCAGGCGTTTGCCGGCCACATCAATAGCAAAGGTTTCGCCGTTCAATTCTACGGTAGCACGGCCCCGGGTAAAATTAGACGCTTTGGTGAAGTGCGTGGGCGTAACGGCGTAGCCACTACCATCAATATAGCCATAAAGGCCCGCTACGCGCACCCAGGCCAGTTCCTCTACAAAAGGGCCGGCTTCATCGTAGCGCAGCGGAAGAATCAGGCGCCGGTTACGGTCTGTATAGCCCCATTTCTCCCCTTGCCGAAAAGGAATCAACTCCCCGCTGCTCCACTCCCCGGCTGGGGTAAAGGCCACTAAGCCAAAGCTAAATAAAGCAACAAACAACCATTTCTTCATACTACGCAAAAAGCCGGAAGCTAGTCAGAATCACAAAGATACAATGGTATCGCAAACTGCAAGCCTCTTGGTAGAGTTCATTTTGCTGATGATGGCCGCCGACCAGGCGGCCTTGCCGCGCCTGTTAATTTATACTCTTGTTCAGGCAATAAGAGGAGGCCTTTTTGTGTATCTTCATTCTACTCTATCTGCTATCCTTATCTGCTTCCCATTACCATGATAGCCAGCCTCCTATATCCCCGGTTTGTGCTTGGAAATAGCCTTACCGCGGAGCAGCAGATATTCTTTAACCAATACGGATTTCTGCACTTTCAGGGATTTGCCTCCCCCGCCACCGTGCAGGAGCTGCTGGGGGCCATGGCAGGTCTGCAGCAGCAATGGCTGGCGCAGCGGGTGCAAAAAATAAACGGGGTGCCCATTAAGTTTGGGAAGGATATCGATGGCTCCCCTCTCATTCAGCGGTTTGCCTTTGCCTCCCAGCACCACCCGGTATTACATCGTTTTCTGCAGGATGCGCGCTTTCAGGCCCTGTTTCCGCTACTGGAAGCACCGGGGGCGCGGATAGGTGAAAACGAAAAGAATGGCTTGGTCATCAACCACTACCTGAATGTGCCGGGCAGTGAGTTTGCCCAGATGGGGTGGCACACCGATTCTTTGCGGGACGTTTTCTATGGGCGGCGCATTGGCCCCATGCTGAACGTAGGCGTGCACCTGGATGCTACGCCCGCAAGCAATGGCGGCCTGCGCCTGCTGCCCGGTACGCACCGGCAGAGCCTGCGCAACCTCCTGTTCCGCAAGCAATACTTTAAAGACGTGGCACCCGACCCCGACGAAGTAGCCGTGGAAACCCAGGCCGGCGACTTAACCGTGCACGATGGCCGCATGTGGCACCGCATGGCCCGCTCCCCCGTGGTTGGGGAAGGCTCCCGCCGCCGCGTGATGTATGTGCCCATTGTTGCGGGCCGCTACGAGCCCCGGCGGGAGAATAGCGCTACGCCGTTCTACCTTCGGTTTCTGCACCTGGTAAAATAAGCCCTGCCACCGGCGGCAGGCAGCCGGTGGTGGTTCATTCTTATCTGGCATTCTGATGGTTTCTTCCTCCCCTGCTCCCCGGCCTTACGCACTGATAACGGGGGCCTCGCGCGGCATCGGCCGCTCCCTGGCGCTGGGTCTGGCCCGGCGGGGCTATAACCTGTTACTCACGGCCCGCTCCGCCGAGCTGCTGAACGAGCTGGTGCAGCACGTGTGCAGTAAATACGGCGTGCAGGCCCATGCTTTACCCCTGGATCTGGCCGAGCCAAACGCCGTTGGCCAGCTGGCCGAGTGGGCTACCGGGCTGGCCCCGGACCTGTCCGTTGTAATGAATAATGCCGGCTATGGGCTCTGGGGCAAGTTTGAAGAGTTGCCGCTGGCCACCCAACTCAATATGCTGCAACTGAATATGCAGGTGCCTGTGACACTGACGCACCTGCTGCTGCCCACCCTGCACAAAGCACAGCGCGCCTATATTCTGAACGTGGCGAGTACCGCCGCCTATCAGGCGGTGCCCACCCTCACGCTGTACGCTGCCAGCAAGGCCTTTCTGGTTTCGTTTTCCCGGGGGCTGCGCTACGAGCTACGCGCCAGTAACATCTCGGTAACCTGCCTCAGCCCCGGCTCCACCGATACCAACTTCGCCGACCGGGCCGGCATGAACAAAGCCATGCAGCAAACGGCCGCCAAATTCTCCATGACGGCCGACCAGGTAGCACACGCAGCTATTACGGCCCTGTTTGCCGGCCAGGCCGAGGTGATACCCGGAGCGCTTAACCGCCTTTCGGCGGGTCTTACCAGGGTGGTACCGAAGGATCTGACTGAAAAAATTGCGGCGGGCATTTATGAAAAGTATCTGCCCTAGCCGGTTAAATACCGGCGTAGCGGGTAATGCGGCAGGCCAGCCAATAGCAGCCCCCGGCAAAAAATGGAGCGGCTACTACATCGTAGGTGTAATGCACGTGCTGAATGAGCACCAGCAGCCCAACCAGGGCGCTGCCGGCCAGCAGGGCGTAGCGGCGCCAGCCCGCGGGCACGCAGCAGGCCAGCAAAAACAGCGTGGCCGTATGCCCGGAAAAAAACAGGTCATGGGTAATGGGTGTAGGGGCGGCGTAAAACAGCCGGTCTACCAGCGGGTCGTGGAGCAGGCGCAGCTGCAGGGGTGGGGCCAGAGGCACCAGAAGCAGGGTAAGTAAGCGGCAAACCTGCAGCAGCCAGTATGCCCACAGGGCCCGCAGCAGGCGGGCCGGCCGGGGCAGCAAATACACCAGGGCCGCCCCAATTCCCAGATATATGGTGCCAAACGTAAGCCCCGATACATCATAAGCCGGCAGCCAGGTCAGGAAGGGGTCGGGCAGCCGGATGCCGGGGCGGGCCTGCAGGAAGGCAAAGAAGCGCGGTAGCAGAGAAGCAAGCCCTACCAACAGCGCCCCCACCGCCAGCAGGCTGCCGCGAAACCGTGGCCGTAGCCAGGCCGCCGGCCAGCGCAGGAAGGAAGAATCAGATACCATAGGCGGGCCGAAAGAAATGATAGCTAAAAATAGATTATACCGGGCGTTTGGGCGATACCCGCAGACGGCTCTATCTTGAGTGCTCATTTGTTTTTTGCTCCGCTCATGAAGTCTTCCATTTTCCTGCTTACTGCTGCTCTGGTTGCAGGAAGCGCTGCGCTGGCTCCGGCTACGGCGCAAAATGCCGCCCGTGCGGCGCGCATTGCTACGTTGTCAAATGATACCGAGCAGGAAGTTATTGGCTGGCGCCGCGACCTGCACGAGCACCCGGAGCTGGGAAATCAGGAAAACCGGACCGCGGCCCTGGTAGCTGAGCAGCTCAAAAAGATGGGTATTGAAGTGCAAACGGGCGTAGCGCGCACCGGCGTGGTAGGCATACTGCGCGGTGGCAAGCCCGGCCGCGTGGTGGCCCTGCGGGCCGATATGGATGCCCTGCCCGTGACGGAAGCCAACAATCTGCCTTTTGCCTCCAAAGCCACCGCCACCTACAACGGCCAGCAAGTAGGCGTGATGCACGCCTGCGGCCACGATACCCACGTAGCCATGCTGCTGGGAGCCGCCGAGGTGCTCAGTAAAATGCGGAAAGACCTGCCGGGTACCGTCAAGTTTATCTTTCAGCCGGCCGAGGAAGGCTCCCTGCCCGGCGAGGAAGGCGGCGCCCGCCTGATGGTGAAAGAAGGCGTACTGACTAACCCCACCGTAGATGCCATTTTCGGGGTGCACATCAATGCCCAAACGGAAGTAGGCACCCTGAAGTACCGCCCCGAGGGCACCATGGCCAGCTCCGATGTCTTCAAGATTACGGTGAAGGGCAAGTCGGCGCACGGGGCGTATCCCTGGCTGAGCATAGATCCGGTGGTTACCGCCGCCCAGATTATTACCGGCCTGCAAACTATCATCAGCCGGCAAACAGAGCTGACGGAAGATGCCGCTGTGCTCACGGTGGGCATGGTGCACGGGGGCGTGCGCAACAACATTATTCCCGAACAGGTAGAGCTGACCGGCACCATCCGCACGCTGAATAAAGACATGCAGCAGAAAATTTGGGCGGCCGTGCGGCGCACAGCTACCAACATTGCGGAAAGCGTCGGGGCCACGGCCGAGGTAGAAATTGAGAATTATGCGCCCGTTACGTTCAACAATCCGCGCCTGATGGAGCAAATGCTGCCTTCGCTGCGGCAGGTAGCCGGCCCGCAGCACGTGGTACTGCAGAAGGCCGTAACCGGCGCCGAGGACTTTGCCTTTTATCAGGAAAAAATACCCGGCCTGTTTGTGTTTGTGGGCGGCATGCCCAAAGGGAAAAAGCCCGCTGAAACCGCGCCCCACCATACCCCGGGCTTCTTTATTGATGAAAGCGGCTTCACGCTGGGCGTAAAAACCCTGGCTACGCTGGCTTCCGATTATCTCAACGCCAAAAAATAGCCCGCCCTGCGCTGTAGCGGCCCCTTTTACCTAGAATAGCCCATGCATCTTGCTTTAGTAACCTGCGCCAGCAAAGCGCAATATGCCGCCGATACGGTAGAGGACGAAGACGTACTGCTGGAGCGCGACCTGCGCGCCCGCGGCCACCAGGTAAGCGTGGTGGTCTGGTCCGATGAAACCGTAGCTTGGGGCCAGTATGATGCCGTGGTGCTGAAGTCACCGTGGGACTACTTTGACCGGGTGGCTGAGTTTTATCAATGGCTGAACCGCCTGGAGGCTGAGGGCATTCCGCTGCTCAACCCCGTGGCCACCGTGCGCTGGAACGCTGATAAGCGGTACTTGCTGGAAATGCAGGAGGCCGGCGTGCCCATTGTACCCACCCGCTGGCTGGCGCGCGGCACGCAGTTTCAACCCGCCGCGCTGTTTGCCGGGCTGCAAACAGAACAGCTAATCGTGAAGCCGGCCGTGAGCGGTGGCGCCAAAAACACCTTCTCGCTTACCCCGGCCCAGGCTGCGGAGCAGGCCGCGCAGATAACTGCGCTGCTGGCCGACGGGGATTTCCTGGCCCAACCCTTCCTGCCCGAGATTCAGACCGGCGGCGAATGGTCCCTGGTTTACCTGGGAGGCAGCTTCAGCCATTGCGTGCTGAAGCTGCCCAAGTCCGGCGACTTCCGCGTGCAGCACTACCTGGGCGGAAGCATTGCCCCCACGCCACCGCCCGCCGCCGTGCAGCAGGCCGCCGATGCCATTATGCAGCGCTTTGCGGCCGGCTGCCTATATGCCCGCGTAGATGGCGTGGTGGTGAACGGCGAATTCCTGCTGATGGAGCTGGAGCTGATTGAGCCCTTCCTGTACCTGGATTCCGCGCCCGGTTCTTGGGCGCGCTACGAGCAGGCGTTGGTGGAGCTGGCGGCTAAAAGCCATTCACCACAAATCCCCCATCCACACTCAGGCACTGCCCGGTAATGTAGCTGGCGGCCGGCAGGCAGAGGAAAGCCACGGCCGCCGCTACTTCGGCGGGCTCACCAATGCGCTTCATGGGTGTGCGGTCCAGCACCTGCTGCAGATACTCCGGGTTGCTGAGCACGCCGGCGGCCAGCGGCGTATGAATGTACCAGGGCGCCACCGCGTTTACCCGAATGTCATCGGGTGCCCACTCCACCGCCAGGTTGCGGGTAAGCTGCAGCATAGCGGCTTTCGTCATGCCGTAAATGGCCCCGGTGCGCAGGTGCGTGAGCCCGGCCACCGAGGAAACGTTTACAATGCTGGCCCCCGCCGTTTCCCGCAGCAAAGGATACAGTTCCTGGCACATTCCAAATACCGATTCCAGATTGGTGGCCATCAGGTATTGATATTCCTCAGGGCTGTAAGCCGCGGTGGGCTTCCGGATGTTGGTGCCCACATTATTCACCAGAATACCACAGGGTAATTGTAAGTCGGCTACTGCCTGCCGCACCTGCGTGTGCCCGGCGGCCGTGCTTACATCGGCGGCAATACCGTGCGCGGCCAGGCCCTGCGCCTGCCAGGCCTGTACCTGCTGCTGCAGGGCCTCCGGCTGGCGGGCTACGGCCAGCACCGTAGCGCCCAGCTGCAATAATTCTTCCGCAATGGCTGCGCCAATGCCTTTGGAGGCTCCCGTAACTACGGCAACGTTTTTATCTAATTTCCAGCGAGTAATCATAGCGCGCAAAGAACGGGAATAGCGGAGATAAATGGCGCTGGCCCGCTACCCGAACCGGTGGCGGGTCGGGTAAATTATTAATATAAAATTCAAATAATACAAAATATAGAATTTGAAAATATAGCGTGTTAAAATAAAATTTTATCAAAAAAATGGATTGAACATACAGGATATTGCAAAAATAACTAGTTTGGCCAACCATTATGCAAAAAGCCACCTCTCTTGGCTTCGCAAATGGCCCTCTCTTTTTTCACTACCCCAACCAAACCCTTTATGGAAAAGAAGTACCCGGCAGTTGTGCTGCTGGTACTGGGTGGCATGCTCTGCATGCCTGCCCAGGCCCAAAATTATGCGCGTGTTAAGCAGCGTATTTCCTCCGCGGATGGTCAGCCTGAGATGATCAGCTTTAATGCTGGTCGGGGCTACAAGCTGGCGGAAGCTCAGCAGATGTTCCGTGAGCAGCTGGCCCTCTCGAAAGAAGAGGCGCTGGTACGCAGCCAGGCAGATAAAGATGAGCTTGGTTTCCTGAACGAGCGTTATCAGCAGTATTACAAAGGCATTAAAGTTGAAAATGGTGTTTATCTGCTGCACGCCCGTCAGGGAGAGGTAGAAGCCATCAACGGTAAGTTGGAGCGCCTTGGTAAAATCAGCACCACGCCTTCCCTGAACGAAGAGCAGGCCCTAGGCCGTGCCCTCTCATTCGTAAGCGCCAAGAAGTACATGTGGCAGGACGATGCCAGCTACAAGCCCAAGGGCGAGCTGGTGATTGTACGCAACACCCTGAGTAAAAATACTGCCGGCAAAGCTACCCTGGCTTACAAATTTGATGTTTACGCCCAGCAGCCCGTGAGCCGCGCCTACATTTATGTAGATGCGCAGTCGGGTGAGGTGATTTCCAAGAACGACATCATCAAGCACACGGCCGCCACGGCTTCTTTCGCTACCGCTTACAGTGGTACCCGCTCGCTGGCTGATGACTACACCGGTGCTACGTACCGCCTGCGCGAAGTAACCCGCGGCCTGGGTATCGAAACCTATAACTGCAAAAAAGGCAGCAGCTACACCGCGGCCGTTGACTTCACCGATGCTGACAACAGCTGGACGGAGTACAACAACGCCAACTTCGACAACGTAGCCGGCGATGCGCACTTTGGTGCCCAGGCTACCTACGACTACTGGAAGAACGTACACGGCCGTAACTCCTACGACAACGCCGGCGCTAAAATCAAGAGCTATGTGCACTTTGATGATACCCCCGGTGATGGTGTAGGCTACGAAAACGCCTACTGGAACGGCTCGGTCATGACCTACGGCGACGGCGCTACCCGCTTCCGTCCCCTGACCTCGCTGGACGTATGCGGCCACGAAATTGGCCACGCCGTGTGCGAGAAAACCGCCAACCTGGTGTACTCCAACGAGTCTGGCGCCATGAACGAAGGCTTCTCTGATATCTGGGGTGCCAGCGTGGAAGCTTACGCAGTTGCCAGCCTGGGCGCTACGTCCGGTGGTGCCAGAGCTAAATCTACCTGGCTGATTGGCGAGGAAATCGACAAGCAGCAGGCCGCTCTGCGTTCTATGAGCGACCCGAACTCGCTGGGTCAGCCCGCTTACTACAAAGGCCTGAAGTGGTACACCGGTACTGCCGACAACGGCGGTGTGCACACCAACTCAGGGGTACTGAACTACTGGTTCTATCTGATTGCCCAGGGCAAAACCGGCACCAACGAAAAAGGCCTGTCCTTCTCGGTATCGGCTTTGGGCATCACCACGGCCGCTAAAATTGCTTACCGCGCTGAGAGTGTATACCTCACGTCATCGTCTACCTACGCTTCGGCTCGTACTTACACCATCAAAGCCGCACAGGATCTGTACGGTGTAGGTTCTACCCAGGAGCAGGCAGTAACCAATGCCTGGTATGCCGTAGGGGTGGGCGCCGCCTACAGCGGTGGTACCACGCCTCCACCCACCACCGTTACGTATTGCGCCTCCAAGGGCACCAGCGTAGCTTATGAGTGGATTGACTATGTACAGCTGGGCTCCATCACCCGTACTTCCTCCAAGGATGCCGGCTACTACAATGGCACGGCTCTGAGCACAACAGTTGCGGCCGGCTCTTCGCAGACGCTGACCATCAGCGGTGGCTTCGCCTCTACGGTGTACACCGAGTACTGGGGTATTTATGTTGACTGGAACCAGGATGGTGACTTCATCGATGCCGGTGAAAAAGTAGATGGTGGCTCGGCTGCCAGCAGCGGCAACCTGACCAGCACCTTCACCGTGCCTACCACGGCTAAATCGGGCACAACCCGTATGCGCATTGTGATGAGCGACAACTCGGCTACTACCAGCTGCGGCTCTTACAGCTACGGCGAAACCGAAGACTACTCGCTGAACATCACCGGCGGTACGTTGGCTGCCACGCCAGTGGCCGGCCTGACGACCATCACCGGCGACAAGCTGAGCAAATCGGCCGCCCGTGGTCTGGAAGTATTCCCGAACCCGGCTTCGGAGTCGCTGCGCCTAGCCCTGCCCGGCGGTGCTAAAGCTACCAACGTGAAAGTAGTAGACCTGCGCGGCGCGGCCGTAGCCGGTGTCCGCTACGATGGCAACGGTGAGCTGAACATCAGCAACCTGGCTAAAGGCATGTATGTGGTAACGGTGAGCGACGGTCAGAAGACCTTCCACCAGCGTTTCGTAAAGCAATAGTCTCCACCGGAGAGTAATGCTAAGTAAAAAGGCCCGGCGCATGCGCCGGGCCTTTTTCATTTTAAGTGCGCTTAAGGCAAGGATGCCACTAGGTGCATTGCCCGGCCTGTTGATTGTTGATTTTTGAATAAAAGGAATGCTTCTATAAAAATTTCGATGGATTTTAATGGAATTTTAATGAACCTATTAAAACAATATCTAAATTGATGAGCCAACTATCAGTATGCCTCTCTTAAGAGCACTGTACTTCGCTTAAAATCTTTTTTTCATCACCCCAACCCCATTTGTATGCAAAAAAAGTACTCGGTAGCTACCCTTCTTATGCTGGGCGGCTTGCTTTCATTTTCGGCCCAGGCCCAGGATTATTCACGCGTAAAGCAGCGTATTACTTCGGAAGATGGTCAACCGGAGCTGATTAGTTTCCGGGCCGGCCGGTCTTACAAAATGAGTGATGCCCAGCAGATGTTCCGCGAGCAGCTGGCTCTCTCCAAAGAAGAATCATTGGTACGCACCCAGTCTGGCCAGGATGACCTGGGCATGGTGAATGAGCGCTACCAGCAGTATTACAAAGGCATCAAAGTTGAAAATGGTGCTTACCTGCTGCACGCCCGCCAGGGAGATGTGCAGCTGATTAATGGCCGCCTGGTGCGGGGCATGGAGCAAGTAAAAACGACTCCTTCCCTGAGCGAAGAGCAGGCCCTCAGCCGCGCTATGTCTTTTGTAGGCGCCAGCAAGTTCATGTGGCAGGATGCCGAGGAAGAAGCCTTCCTCAAAAAAACCAGCAAAGATGCCGCCGCCAGCTACAAGCCCAAGGGCGAGCTGGTGATTGTGCGCAACACGCTGGGCAAAGGCGCTGCCGCCGGCAAAGCCACCCTGGCCTACAAGTTTGATGTGTATGCCCAGGCTCCTGTAAGCCGCGCCTTCCTGTATGTGGATGCGCAGTCGGGCGAGGTGATTTCCAAGAACGATATCATCAAGCACGCCGGTGCTACCGCTACCTTTGCTACCGCCTACAGCGGTACCCGCTCGTTTGCTGATGAAACCGCTACTGGCGGCTATCGTCTGCGGGAGCTGACCCGTGGCCTGGGTATCGAAACCTACAATATGAAGAAGGGCCAGCAGTATAGCCGCGCCGTCGACTTCATTGATGCTGACAACAACTGGACGGCAGCTGAATACAATAATGCCAACTTCGATAACGTAGCCGGCGACGCGCACTTCGGTGCGCAGGCCACTTACGACTACTGGAAGAACGTACACGGCCGTAACTCCTTCGATAACGCCGGTGCTAAAATCAAGAGCTACGTGCACTACGGCCGCAGCTACGAAAATGCGTACTGGAACGGCTCCGTGATGACCTACGGCGACGGCGCTACCCGTTTCCGCCCGCTGACCGCCATGGACGTGTGCGGCCACGAAATCGGCCACGCCGTGTGCGAGAAAACCGCCAACCTGGTGTACTCCAACGAATCGGGCGCCATGAACGAAGGCTTCTCTGATATCTGGGGTGCCTGCGTAGAAGCTTACGCTGTTTCGAACCTGGGTGCTACCTCTTCCGGCGCAAAGGCCAAGTCTACCTGGCTGATTGGCGAGGAGATTGACAAGCAGCAGGCCGCTCTGCGCTCTATGAGCGACCCGAACTCGCTGGGTCAGCCCGCTTACTACAAAGGTTTGAAGTGGTACACCGGTACCTCCGATAACGGCGGTGTACACACCAACTCAGGTGTATTGAACTACTGGTTCTACCTGATTGCTGATGGCAAAACCGGCACCAATGAAAAAGGCCAGTCATTCTCAGTAACGGGTCTGGGCATGGATGCGGCCGGCAAAATTGCCTTCCGCGCTGAAAGCGTATACCTGACGGCTTCCTCTACCTACGCCAACGCCCGCACCGCCAGCATTCAGGCTGCGCAGGATTTGTATGGCGTTGGTTCCGTACAGGAGCAGTCGGTAACCAATGCTTGGTATGCCGTAGGAGTAGGCTCGGCCGCAGTAGCCAACGTGGCTGCTCCTGCAGGCACTACTGCTATCAACACCGGCTTCACGGTAAACAAAGCAAAAGGCGTTGATGTGTTCCCGGTTCCGGCTACCAACGAGCTGACGGTGTCCCTGCGCGGTGCAGGTACCCTGAGCAACGTGCGCGTAATCGATATGCGCGGTGCTACCGTAACCTCGGCCCGCTACAAGGGAGATGGTGTCCTGGACATCAGCACCCTAGCTAAAGGCCTGTACATGGTATCAGCCAGCGACGGGGAGCAAACCTTCCACCAGCGTTTCGTGAAAGAATAGTTTCGACTGTTTCTTCCTGAATAAAAAAGGCCCGTTGCATCAGCAGCGGGCCTTTTTGTTATTGGGCGTCTGGTTACGAAGGATGATTTTAGGGGCGAAGGGCATATTCCAGTTTTAGCTCCAACAGACCGTAGCCATCATTGTGCTGGGCATTGCCGCTATGGATGGTGCTCACATCATCCAGCTGATCGGTAGACGTGAAAAAATAGGTGGCTTCCGTGGTAACGTTCACGCGCCGGGAAGCCCGCACGGTAAGGCCCAGCCCCACCGGCGCGATGAAAGCCACTGCTGGGTAGTCGTTGCGCTCGGGGCTGATGAAGGTGGTGCCATTATCCGGACGAGTAGTGCCTTCATAGGCTTCGGGGCTATAGAGCAGGCCGCCTACGCCCAGCCGCAGATACGGTTTCAGCACCGCCGGGCTACCGTGGGAATCGGCAAACTCGCCGTTGTCGCGCAGCAGGCCCAGGCGGACCTGGGCAATGAGTGAAGCATTGCGCCCGCGGAAGGCCAGGTTATTAAACTCGCCGCGGGAAGCCAGCCGGTCTTTCGCCCCAATTTGAAAGCCGGAGAATTCGGCCCCAACCTGCAGGCCCGGGTGCCACATATACAGCACCCCGATGCTGCCGGCCGGCCCGATAAAATTCTGGGACAGGCCGCCCAGGTCACCATTGTAAAAGGCCACGCCACCGCCGGCTGTAAACCGCACCGGGCCCCGGTAGTAGGGGCGGGCCTGGGCATTATAATGGCGCTTGCTATGCCCCGGACTTTGGGCATACGTGGCCGAAATGGGCAAAAGAATGCAGAAAGAGCTAAGAAGCAACAGGGAAATTCTCACGGGCAAAAGGCAAGGGTACTGGCCCGGCATACGCCAGCCGGGCGCTGGTCGTTGCCCAACGTTGGGAGCCGCGGCTTTATTGGCTGGGGCTTAGGGTGGATGGGCACGCCCAAAAACCCGGCTTCCGGCCAACCCAGCGGCCGCTTTATCCCGCCTGGCAAACGGGCTGGCGGGCTCAGCAGCAAACCGTACTGTTGGCCCCGTACGTACAGGCTTACACACTTGCTATTGCCGCGCCCCTCTACCGGGGGCTTTTGCCTCTTCTATGGTTGTTTCTTATTCTCGCCTTCGGGCGGTTAGTGCCTGTCTGATTTTGCTGCTGACCAGCTTTTTAACCAACTCCTGCGCCAGCTTCCGCACCCAGGATATTCCCTATGTAGCTTCCGCCGCCGCGGATTTCGATGCCACCCATCAGCAGCTGGATGTGTATGCTCCCCGGAAAAAGCAGCCGGCCGGGCAGCCCGTGGTGGTGTTTATCCATGGGGGTAACTGGAACAGTGGGAGCAAAAGCCAGTACGGTTTTATTGGGCGCGAGCTGGCCCGGCAAGGCATGGTAGCCGTCATCGTAGACTACCGCCTCTCGCCGGCGGTACAGGTGCCGGCCATGGCCGCCGACTGTGCCCGGGCCGTGCAGTGGACGGTAGCGCACATTGCCGAATACGGCGGCGACCCTAACCGCATTTTCCTGATGGGGCACTCCGCCGGCGGCGGACTGGCCGCTCTGTTGGCTACCGATAATACGCTGTTCACGCAGCTGGGCTTACCGGCAAACCCGGTGCGCGGCGCCGTGCTGAACGACCCCGCCGGGCTGGATATGTATGACTACCTGAAAAAGATGCAATACCCCGGCGACAGGCAATATCTGACATCGTTTGGGAAGAATCCGGAAGGGTGGCGGCAGGTATCTGCCATGCACCACGTAACGGCAGCCAGCCCGCCTTTCCTGCTGTTTGTGGGCGGCCAAACTTATCCCTCCATTCTGCACAGTAGTGAGGCTTTCCGGCAGCGACTGCAGGCTTTGGGCCAGAAGCCCGGCTATACCCTGCAGCCGGGCAAAAACCACATTCCCATGGTGCTGCAGCTGTTCTGGCACAACAACATTATTTACCGGCAGCTCCGCCCTTTCGTGGGTTTGTAAGGCCTACTGACTCTGGTAAGCTCCCAGGGTAGACCATAGCCGCTCAAACTCTGCCAAGTAGCGCCGCACAATGGTGATGTCCGCCGTAATAAGCAGGTTTTCATGGTTATAGAG carries:
- a CDS encoding M4 family metallopeptidase encodes the protein MQKKYSVATLLMLGGLLSFSAQAQDYSRVKQRITSEDGQPELISFRAGRSYKMSDAQQMFREQLALSKEESLVRTQSGQDDLGMVNERYQQYYKGIKVENGAYLLHARQGDVQLINGRLVRGMEQVKTTPSLSEEQALSRAMSFVGASKFMWQDAEEEAFLKKTSKDAAASYKPKGELVIVRNTLGKGAAAGKATLAYKFDVYAQAPVSRAFLYVDAQSGEVISKNDIIKHAGATATFATAYSGTRSFADETATGGYRLRELTRGLGIETYNMKKGQQYSRAVDFIDADNNWTAAEYNNANFDNVAGDAHFGAQATYDYWKNVHGRNSFDNAGAKIKSYVHYGRSYENAYWNGSVMTYGDGATRFRPLTAMDVCGHEIGHAVCEKTANLVYSNESGAMNEGFSDIWGACVEAYAVSNLGATSSGAKAKSTWLIGEEIDKQQAALRSMSDPNSLGQPAYYKGLKWYTGTSDNGGVHTNSGVLNYWFYLIADGKTGTNEKGQSFSVTGLGMDAAGKIAFRAESVYLTASSTYANARTASIQAAQDLYGVGSVQEQSVTNAWYAVGVGSAAVANVAAPAGTTAINTGFTVNKAKGVDVFPVPATNELTVSLRGAGTLSNVRVIDMRGATVTSARYKGDGVLDISTLAKGLYMVSASDGEQTFHQRFVKE
- a CDS encoding alpha/beta hydrolase, producing MVVSYSRLRAVSACLILLLTSFLTNSCASFRTQDIPYVASAAADFDATHQQLDVYAPRKKQPAGQPVVVFIHGGNWNSGSKSQYGFIGRELARQGMVAVIVDYRLSPAVQVPAMAADCARAVQWTVAHIAEYGGDPNRIFLMGHSAGGGLAALLATDNTLFTQLGLPANPVRGAVLNDPAGLDMYDYLKKMQYPGDRQYLTSFGKNPEGWRQVSAMHHVTAASPPFLLFVGGQTYPSILHSSEAFRQRLQALGQKPGYTLQPGKNHIPMVLQLFWHNNIIYRQLRPFVGL